In one Lolium rigidum isolate FL_2022 chromosome 3, APGP_CSIRO_Lrig_0.1, whole genome shotgun sequence genomic region, the following are encoded:
- the LOC124696106 gene encoding receptor-like cytosolic serine/threonine-protein kinase RBK2: MSMEPRNGSSDKSAAVGAMSNKSGGGKLSRRSSDDLVSPRSVLDRCTTTTDNSCTAGTSTTTTGVVAEPSTPKSPQGDEPPSQWKGAMEAWRARTKRRLASGMSFGIRGGGSGKWRWPTAGHVNVEQHDLCTLRLSFRTFSLSELKKATRNFSKDNVVGRGGHAKVYRGVLADGQLVAVKKLLPAPEKKDRVESFLSELGHAVNVRHPNVARLVGVGLEGGEHLVFPFSRLGCLSRRLHGHGGAGEEEGAMPWEARYRVALGAACGLEYLHERCARRIVHRDVKPDNILLKDDYEPLICDFGLAKWLPAKMTHYQVTTFEGTFGYVPPEYTTDGIFNEKTDVYAYGVVLLELLTGRRAIEGRTLSLVTWVRQFLGNKDDSLKMVDPALGGRYDVEQLGHVTHAAELCIHNSPTQRPQMSQVVRILRGEEETHQRLVVHQKASNNRSANPHEIDGYDVPTPRRYQDDLSRHKALAFDF; this comes from the exons GATGGAGCCTCGAAATGGTTCTTCAGACAAAT CAGCAGCGGTCGGCGCCATGTCGAATAAGAGCGGTGGCGGCAAGTTGTCACGGCGGAGCAGCGATGATCTGGTGTCCCCGAGAAGCGTCCTCGACAGATGCACGACGACGACGGACAATAGCTGCACGGCGGggacgtcgacgacgacgacgggtgTTGTCGCGGAACCGTCCACGCCAAAGTCACCGCAAGGCGATGAGCCACCGAGCCAGTGGAAGGGAGCGATGGAGGCGTGGCGGGCAAGGACGAAGCGCCGCCTGGCCTCCGGCATGAGTTTCGGcatccgcggcggcggcagcggcaagtGGCGGTGGCCGACCGCGGGGCATGTGAACGTCGAGCAGCACGATCTGTGCACGCTGAGGCTGTCCTTCCGGACCTTCTCCCTCTCGGAGCTCAAGAAGGCCACCCGCAACTTCAGCAAGGATAACGTGGTGGGCAGGGGCGGGCACGCCAAGGTGTACCGCGGCGTCCTCGCCGACGGGCAGCTCGTGGCCGTGAAGAAGCTGctgccggcgccggagaagaaggacCGCGTGGAGAGCTTCCTGTCGGAGCTGGGGCACGCGGTGAACGTGCGCCACCCGAACGTGGCCAGGCTCGTCGGCGTCGGGTTGGAGGGCGGCGAGCACCTGGTGTTCCCGTTCTCCCGCCTGGGGTGCCTCTCGCGCAGGCTCCACGGGCACGGCGGCGCTGGCGAGGAGGAGGGGGCCATGCCGTGGGAGGCCAGGTACAGGGTGGCCCTGGGTGCGGCCTGCGGGCTGGAGTACCTCCACGAGCGGTGCGCCAGGAGGATCGTGCACCGGGATGTCAAACCCGACAACATCCTGCTCAAAGACGACTACGAGCCTCTG ATATGTGATTTTGGGCTTGCGAAGTGGCTGCCGGCCAAGATGACGCACTACCAAGTAACCACCTTCGAAGGAACATTTGG TTATGTGCCGCCCGAGTACACGACGGACGGCATCTTCAACGAGAAGACGGATGTGTATGCCTACGGTGTCGTGCTGCTCGAGCTCCTCACCGGCCGTCGCGCCATCGAGGGTAGAACCCTAAGCCTCGTCACTTGG GTACGGCAATTCCTCGGCAACAAGGATGATTCTCTTAAGATGGTTGACCCTGCCTTGGGTGGTCGATATGATGTGGAGCAGCTCGGCCATGTCACCCATGCGGCTGAACTATGCATCCACAACTCCCCCACCCAGAGGCCCCAAATGAGCCAG GTCGTAAGAATACTCCGAGGAGAGGAGGAGACACACCAAAGACTCGTGGTGCACCAGAAAGCCAGCAATAACCGATCCGCCAATCCCCATGAAATAGATGGCTATGATGTACCCACGCCAAGAAGGTATCAGGATGACCTGAGTCGCCACAAGGCTCTAGCCTTTGACTTCTAG